The following coding sequences are from one Verrucosispora sp. WMMD573 window:
- the hpt gene encoding hypoxanthine phosphoribosyltransferase → MADGSWYDADIDHVIISEAQIREKTAELAKQVSADYAHVTDGLLLVCVLKGAVMFMADFARALGRHGPPAELDFMAISSYGQGTTSSGVVRILKDLDRDIAGRHVVVVEDIVDSGLTLSWLLRYLESRSAASVEVVALFRKPDAVKVTVPVRYVGFDIPTEFVVGYGLDFGERYRELPYVGVLKPEVYARS, encoded by the coding sequence ATGGCTGACGGCTCCTGGTACGACGCCGACATCGACCACGTGATCATTTCCGAGGCGCAGATCCGCGAGAAGACCGCGGAACTGGCCAAGCAGGTCTCCGCGGACTACGCCCACGTCACCGACGGGCTGCTGCTGGTCTGCGTGCTCAAGGGCGCGGTCATGTTCATGGCCGACTTCGCCCGGGCACTGGGCCGGCACGGCCCCCCGGCCGAGCTGGACTTCATGGCCATCTCGTCGTACGGGCAGGGGACCACCTCGTCCGGGGTGGTGCGCATCCTCAAGGACCTCGACCGGGACATCGCCGGTCGGCACGTCGTCGTCGTGGAGGACATCGTCGACTCCGGGCTGACCCTGTCCTGGCTGCTGCGCTACCTGGAGTCGCGGTCGGCGGCGAGCGTCGAGGTGGTCGCGCTGTTCCGCAAGCCGGACGCGGTGAAGGTGACGGTTCCGGTCAGGTATGTGGGCTTCGACATCCCCACCGAGTTCGTCGTCGGGTACGGCCTCGACTTCGGCGAGCGCTACCGGGAGCTGCCGTACGTGGGGGTGCTCAAGCCGGAGGTCTACGCCCGGTCCTGA
- the ftsH gene encoding ATP-dependent zinc metalloprotease FtsH, producing the protein MERTRFFRRPVFWVILVILGAVVLSQLFTGGPSYHRVDTSVALDQLNKGGIEKVVFQDKEQTIQLELAEETEFGDTTTKLIEAQFPYEVGDEVWNQVLDAKANNRVTGPADTEVSSDSIWVSLLVNLLPIVLLVLLLLFFMSQMQGGGSRVLNFGKSKAKMITKDTPKTTFADVAGSEEAVEELHEIKDFLQNPAKYQALGAKIPKGVLLFGPPGTGKTLLARAVAGEAGVPFYSISGSDFVEMFVGVGASRVRDLFEQAKANAPAIVFVDEIDAVGRHRGAGMGGGHDEREQTLNQLLVEMDGFDVKGGVILIAATNRPDILDPALLRPGRFDRQIPVDAPDMEGRKAILRVHAKGKPFTPDVDLDSVAKRTPGFSGADLANVINEAALLTARKDQRAISNDSLEESIDRVIAGPQRRTRVMSDQEKKITAYHEGGHALVAWALPHAAPVHKVTILSRGRSLGHTLVLPTEDKYTQTRAEMVDTLAYALGGRAAEELVFHEPTTGAGNDIEKATQLARAMITQYGMSSKLGAIKYGTSGDEPFLGRNMGHERDYSDAVAAEIDGEMRALIELAHDEAWEILVEYRDVLDNIVLELMEKETLSTADMARICARVVKRPPMAPYNGFGKRQPSTEPPVLTPAEKDALKVQAEADGAEATVGGGSSNNSSDGSH; encoded by the coding sequence ATGGAACGTACGCGTTTCTTCCGCCGACCGGTGTTCTGGGTCATCCTGGTCATCCTCGGCGCCGTCGTGCTCAGTCAGTTGTTCACCGGTGGACCCAGTTACCACCGGGTGGACACGTCCGTCGCGCTCGACCAGCTCAACAAGGGCGGCATCGAGAAGGTCGTCTTCCAGGACAAGGAACAGACGATCCAGCTCGAGCTGGCCGAGGAGACCGAGTTCGGCGACACCACCACGAAGCTGATCGAGGCCCAGTTCCCCTACGAGGTCGGCGACGAGGTCTGGAACCAGGTTCTCGACGCCAAGGCCAACAATCGGGTCACCGGGCCGGCCGACACCGAGGTGTCGTCCGACAGCATCTGGGTCAGCCTGCTGGTCAACCTGCTGCCCATCGTGCTGCTCGTGCTATTGCTGCTGTTCTTCATGTCGCAGATGCAGGGCGGCGGCTCGCGGGTGCTCAACTTCGGCAAGTCCAAGGCGAAGATGATCACCAAGGACACGCCGAAGACGACGTTCGCCGACGTGGCGGGCTCCGAGGAGGCCGTCGAGGAGCTGCACGAGATCAAGGACTTCCTGCAGAACCCGGCGAAGTACCAGGCGCTCGGTGCCAAGATCCCGAAGGGTGTGCTGCTCTTCGGCCCGCCCGGCACCGGCAAGACGCTGCTCGCCCGAGCGGTGGCCGGCGAGGCCGGGGTGCCGTTCTACTCGATCTCCGGCTCCGACTTCGTCGAGATGTTCGTCGGTGTCGGTGCCAGCCGGGTCCGTGACCTGTTCGAGCAGGCCAAGGCGAACGCGCCCGCCATCGTCTTCGTCGACGAGATCGACGCCGTCGGCCGGCACCGTGGCGCCGGCATGGGTGGCGGCCACGACGAACGCGAGCAGACCCTGAACCAGCTCCTCGTCGAGATGGACGGCTTCGACGTCAAGGGCGGCGTCATCCTGATCGCCGCCACCAACCGGCCGGACATCCTCGACCCGGCGCTGCTGCGTCCGGGCCGGTTCGACCGGCAGATCCCGGTCGACGCGCCCGACATGGAGGGCCGCAAGGCCATCCTGCGGGTGCACGCCAAGGGCAAGCCGTTCACGCCCGACGTCGACCTCGACTCGGTCGCCAAGCGGACGCCGGGCTTCAGCGGCGCCGACCTCGCCAACGTGATCAACGAGGCGGCCCTGCTGACCGCCCGGAAGGACCAGCGGGCCATCTCCAACGACTCGCTTGAGGAGTCGATCGACCGGGTGATCGCCGGCCCGCAGCGGCGTACCCGGGTGATGAGTGACCAGGAGAAGAAGATCACCGCGTACCACGAGGGTGGTCACGCACTTGTCGCCTGGGCGCTGCCGCACGCCGCGCCGGTGCACAAGGTGACGATCCTGTCCCGGGGTCGCTCGCTGGGCCACACCCTGGTGCTGCCCACGGAGGACAAGTACACCCAGACTCGCGCCGAGATGGTCGACACCCTGGCGTACGCGCTGGGGGGCCGGGCGGCCGAGGAACTCGTCTTCCACGAGCCCACCACCGGCGCCGGCAACGACATCGAGAAGGCCACCCAGCTGGCCCGGGCAATGATCACGCAGTACGGAATGAGTTCCAAGCTCGGCGCGATCAAGTACGGCACCAGCGGCGACGAGCCGTTCCTCGGCCGCAACATGGGCCACGAGCGGGACTACTCCGACGCGGTCGCCGCCGAGATCGACGGCGAGATGCGGGCACTGATCGAACTGGCCCACGACGAGGCCTGGGAGATCCTGGTCGAGTACCGGGACGTGCTGGACAACATCGTGCTCGAGCTGATGGAGAAGGAGACGCTCTCCACCGCCGACATGGCCCGGATCTGTGCCCGGGTGGTCAAGCGGCCGCCGATGGCCCCGTACAACGGCTTCGGCAAGCGGCAGCCCTCCACCGAGCCGCCCGTACTCACCCCGGCGGAGAAGGACGCGCTGAAGGTGCAGGCGGAAGCCGACGGCGCAGAGGCGACCGTGGGTGGCGGCAGCTCCAACAACTCCTCGGACGGTTCGCACTGA
- a CDS encoding gamma-glutamyltransferase family protein, whose protein sequence is MTHPRQPLYAPSGAVATSHPLAVAAGLAVLRRGGNAVDAALATASTLTVVQPPSNDIGGDLFAIVWDGGRLHGLNASGRSPAGLTRDLVLAATGGRGGEPADALGGAQAVGPAMPARGWLPVTVPGVPAGWRDLHERFGSLPFADLFADAIGYAEQGHPVSTRTAAAWSRAVAGHAGLTGPEYAEFGRVFAPDGRAPRAGERWRNPDAARTLRLIADSRAEEFYRGRIAAALTNHAARTGGLLTEADLANHASVWVDPVSVRYRDHEVWELPPNGQGLAALLALGILNGFDPADESRWLHRQIEAVKLGFADAHAHVADPDLAPVPSGLLTTEHLARRRAAVSDAAADPVTGAPERGGTVYLCTADESGMMVSLIQSTYLAFGSHVVLPGCGFALQNRGLGFRLDAGHPNVVGPAKRPYHTIIPGFLTRGGVPVGPFGVMGGHMQPQGHVQLVSATVDAGLDPQAALDAPRWYWHTGRSLLVEEQLTAGPAGDALLADLRDRGHQVSVASDPTVFGYGQAIWRSADGGYIVGSEPRVDGGAGGF, encoded by the coding sequence ATGACCCATCCCCGGCAACCGCTCTACGCGCCGAGTGGCGCCGTCGCCACCAGCCACCCGTTGGCCGTGGCCGCCGGCCTGGCCGTGCTGCGGCGTGGTGGCAACGCCGTGGACGCCGCGCTGGCCACCGCCAGCACGCTCACCGTCGTGCAACCACCCTCCAACGACATCGGCGGTGACCTCTTCGCCATCGTCTGGGACGGCGGGCGGCTGCACGGCCTGAACGCCTCCGGCCGGTCGCCCGCCGGACTGACCCGGGACCTGGTGCTCGCGGCGACCGGCGGCCGAGGCGGCGAGCCCGCCGACGCGCTGGGCGGCGCGCAGGCGGTCGGCCCGGCGATGCCGGCCCGAGGCTGGCTGCCGGTGACCGTGCCGGGCGTGCCGGCGGGCTGGCGCGACCTGCACGAGCGGTTCGGATCGCTGCCGTTCGCGGACCTCTTCGCCGACGCCATCGGCTACGCCGAGCAGGGACACCCCGTCTCCACCAGGACGGCGGCGGCCTGGTCCCGCGCGGTAGCCGGGCACGCCGGCCTGACCGGTCCCGAGTACGCCGAGTTCGGGCGGGTGTTCGCACCGGACGGGCGGGCTCCCCGCGCGGGCGAACGGTGGCGCAACCCGGACGCGGCACGGACGCTTCGACTGATCGCCGACAGCCGGGCGGAGGAGTTCTACCGGGGGCGGATCGCGGCGGCCCTGACCAACCACGCCGCCCGTACCGGCGGGCTGCTCACCGAGGCGGACCTGGCGAACCACGCAAGCGTCTGGGTCGACCCGGTGTCGGTGCGCTACCGGGATCACGAGGTCTGGGAACTGCCGCCGAACGGGCAGGGACTGGCCGCCCTGCTCGCCCTGGGCATCCTGAACGGATTCGACCCGGCCGACGAGTCGCGGTGGCTGCACCGGCAGATCGAGGCGGTCAAGCTCGGCTTCGCCGACGCGCATGCCCATGTCGCCGATCCCGACCTTGCTCCGGTCCCGTCCGGGCTGCTCACCACGGAACATCTGGCGCGGCGCCGCGCGGCGGTCTCCGACGCGGCGGCCGACCCGGTGACCGGCGCACCGGAGCGCGGTGGAACGGTGTACCTCTGCACGGCCGACGAGAGCGGCATGATGGTCAGCCTGATCCAGTCCACCTACCTGGCCTTCGGCTCGCACGTGGTGCTGCCCGGGTGCGGCTTCGCGCTGCAGAATCGTGGTCTCGGCTTCCGGCTGGACGCGGGTCACCCCAACGTGGTCGGCCCGGCGAAGCGGCCGTATCACACAATTATTCCCGGTTTCCTGACCCGTGGGGGCGTGCCGGTGGGGCCGTTCGGGGTTATGGGTGGGCACATGCAGCCCCAGGGCCACGTTCAGCTGGTCTCCGCGACCGTGGACGCGGGCCTCGACCCGCAGGCGGCGCTGGACGCCCCGCGCTGGTACTGGCACACGGGTCGTTCGCTGCTGGTCGAGGAGCAGCTGACCGCCGGGCCCGCTGGCGACGCGCTGCTGGCCGACCTGCGGGACCGGGGGCACCAGGTGTCCGTCGCGTCCGATCCCACCGTCTTCGGCTACGGGCAGGCGATCTGGCGAAGCGCCGACGGGGGTTACATCGTCGGTTCCGAGCCCCGGGTGGACGGCGGTGCCGGCGGCTTCTGA
- a CDS encoding zinc-dependent metalloprotease, with protein MAQFVDWDLATATAGALGKSGPRVTYAEATEVVSELRRLTDEAAGHVADYTGLTSQVAHPPVRVVDRRDWAATNIAGLREVITPLVGRLAQDKQPGAVTEAIGSRVTGVQAGTVLAYLSGRVLGQYEVFSANPGQLLLVAPNIVEVERKLGADPRDFRLWVCLHEVTHRTQFTSVPWMRAYFLGEVQAFVDASQGGEHLLERLRRGVSTLADAVRDPQSRSSVLDIVQTPGQRAVLDRLTALMTLLEGHAEFVMDGVGPQVIPSVERIRAGFNRRREAGNPVEKAIRRLIGIDVKMRQYAEGRKFVHAVVDRVGMAGFNRVFESPLTLPRLSELSEPDAWVARVHGPVGPVPTAG; from the coding sequence ATGGCGCAGTTCGTGGACTGGGATCTGGCCACCGCGACGGCGGGGGCCCTGGGTAAGTCAGGCCCTCGGGTGACGTACGCCGAGGCCACCGAGGTGGTGTCCGAGTTGCGCCGGTTGACCGACGAGGCTGCCGGGCACGTCGCCGACTACACCGGGTTGACCTCGCAGGTCGCCCATCCGCCGGTGCGGGTGGTCGATCGGCGTGACTGGGCGGCGACCAACATCGCCGGGCTCCGCGAGGTGATCACCCCGCTGGTCGGCCGGCTCGCTCAGGACAAGCAGCCCGGTGCAGTCACCGAGGCGATCGGTTCCCGGGTGACCGGGGTGCAGGCCGGCACCGTGCTGGCCTATCTCTCCGGCCGGGTCCTCGGCCAGTACGAGGTCTTCTCCGCCAACCCGGGGCAACTGCTGCTGGTTGCGCCGAACATCGTCGAGGTCGAGCGCAAGCTGGGCGCGGATCCGCGCGACTTCCGGCTCTGGGTCTGCCTGCACGAGGTGACCCACCGGACGCAGTTCACCTCGGTGCCCTGGATGCGGGCCTACTTCCTCGGCGAGGTGCAGGCGTTCGTCGACGCCTCCCAGGGTGGGGAGCACCTGCTGGAGCGGCTGCGCCGGGGGGTGAGCACCCTCGCTGACGCGGTTCGGGACCCGCAGAGCCGCTCCAGCGTGCTGGACATCGTGCAGACGCCGGGGCAGCGGGCCGTGCTGGACCGGCTGACCGCCCTGATGACCCTGCTGGAGGGGCACGCCGAGTTCGTGATGGACGGCGTCGGACCGCAGGTGATTCCGAGTGTGGAGCGGATCCGAGCCGGCTTCAACCGACGGCGCGAGGCCGGCAACCCGGTGGAGAAGGCGATCCGGCGGCTGATCGGCATCGACGTCAAGATGCGGCAGTACGCCGAGGGCCGCAAGTTCGTGCACGCAGTGGTGGACCGGGTCGGGATGGCCGGTTTCAACCGGGTCTTCGAGTCGCCGCTGACCCTGCCCCGGCTGTCCGAGCTGAGCGAACCGGACGCCTGGGTGGCGCGGGTGCACGGGCCGGTCGGTCCGGTGCCGACCGCCGGCTGA
- the folE gene encoding GTP cyclohydrolase I FolE, with the protein MAASATEPDTDRLDYIAARLINGRLTGRPVEDTMDLGRIEKAVREILIAVGEDPDRDGLQQTPARVARAYAELFAGLRVDPATVLTTTFEANHEELVLVRDIDVMSLCEHHLLPFRGSAHIGYIPGPDGRITGLSKLARLVEVFARRPQVQERLTSQIADLLMTRLEPRGVVVVLECEHMCMAMRGIQKSGAKTITSAVRGTLQHDAKSRAEAMALIIPR; encoded by the coding sequence CTGGCCGCCTCCGCGACCGAACCCGACACCGACCGCCTCGACTACATCGCCGCGCGGCTGATCAACGGCCGGCTCACCGGTCGTCCCGTCGAGGACACCATGGACCTCGGCCGGATCGAGAAGGCCGTCCGCGAGATCCTCATCGCGGTCGGGGAGGATCCCGACCGTGACGGACTCCAGCAGACCCCGGCCCGGGTCGCCCGGGCGTACGCGGAACTCTTCGCCGGCCTGCGCGTCGATCCGGCCACGGTGCTCACCACCACCTTCGAGGCCAACCACGAGGAACTGGTGCTGGTCCGGGACATCGACGTGATGAGCCTCTGCGAGCATCACCTGCTGCCGTTCCGGGGCAGTGCCCACATCGGCTACATCCCCGGCCCCGACGGCCGGATCACCGGCCTGTCCAAGTTGGCCCGGCTGGTCGAGGTCTTCGCCCGGCGGCCCCAGGTGCAGGAGCGGCTCACCTCGCAGATCGCGGACCTGCTGATGACGCGGCTGGAGCCGCGCGGCGTGGTCGTCGTGCTCGAATGCGAACACATGTGCATGGCGATGCGAGGCATCCAGAAATCCGGTGCCAAGACGATCACGTCCGCGGTGCGGGGCACCCTGCAACACGACGCCAAGTCCCGGGCCGAGGCGATGGCTCTGATCATCCCCCGCTGA
- a CDS encoding FtsK/SpoIIIE domain-containing protein: MDTVGGPKARTLRAAALHRRAAATVTAATNVLDETRPVPADQRRQYALAERLREAATVLAPGWAGSTLDAVEPAHPAGEGPPPFVRVGTAAPLDDARFPALVPVFGSGHLVVDTDAHDARVAGLLRSVLLRMLAATPAGALLVRAVDATGVALAPFAALGDAGVLAPPATDAEGLEAVLAEAERWVAPDASGPRRHDRALLLVLATLPEPHRPGDLARIEALAERGPEAGLHLVVAGWPPTGRAALPRATPMAMRTAYALLGDPPGAAFAGGGTDGGLNSPVFVDPDPSAELLDGVCRRIAAQIEAGSRLSLAHLLPPPEDLWQGTGSDGLSSTVGDAGGRPVSLGFTELTPHWLVSGRSRGCRSTFLTTALLGLVARYAPDELSLYLVDLGDGESFAEFLQTERDRTWVPQVRAAAMAADREYVLDLLDQLTAEVHRRAEASARAGGQRFAELREHRPLPRVVCVLESLPVLFAERDRLSAEVAVRLDALARTGRTYGVHLVLAGEGDLGLGTRSDGGQRDSLLGQFPVRVALPGGGAVLAPTNDAAAGLPVGSAVVNTAGGLGGPRGAIRGHERMVRYPDPADEPETVAALRHRIWTARPPDAAPPVVFAGYARPLLHNDPRYRAAVAGKSTTPAALLGRAVDVARSTAAVPFGPAAGRNLAVLGPRPAACRLLATAAHSTAAHHPAGTARFVVAVPDAEAGHLADALVAELAERHDVDRVDLAGLIAVADSGEPAYLVVFGLDVAPPEQLPPARLRALLRDGPPAGQHLLGWWRTVPSFATLMEPGETVDKLTAVAVAGVPGAQLTPVFGRSVEWRPRPDRVVLWDGPAERGVVLVPYDVPGGVQGEPG, encoded by the coding sequence GTGGACACGGTGGGCGGTCCGAAGGCGCGGACGCTCCGCGCCGCCGCGCTGCACCGCCGGGCCGCCGCGACGGTCACGGCGGCGACGAATGTTCTCGACGAGACCCGTCCCGTGCCGGCCGACCAGCGCCGCCAGTATGCACTGGCCGAGCGGCTGCGCGAGGCGGCCACCGTCCTCGCCCCCGGCTGGGCCGGGTCCACCCTGGACGCGGTCGAACCGGCTCATCCCGCCGGGGAGGGGCCACCGCCGTTCGTTCGGGTGGGCACCGCCGCCCCGTTGGACGACGCGCGTTTCCCGGCTCTGGTGCCGGTGTTCGGCAGCGGCCACCTCGTGGTGGACACCGACGCGCACGATGCACGGGTCGCCGGGCTGCTGCGATCCGTACTGCTGCGGATGCTGGCGGCGACACCGGCCGGGGCGCTGCTGGTACGGGCGGTGGACGCCACGGGTGTCGCGCTGGCGCCGTTCGCGGCGCTCGGTGACGCCGGGGTGCTTGCCCCGCCGGCCACGGACGCCGAAGGTCTGGAGGCCGTGCTGGCGGAGGCGGAGCGGTGGGTGGCGCCGGACGCCTCCGGTCCGCGCCGGCACGACCGCGCGCTGCTGCTGGTGCTGGCCACGCTGCCCGAACCGCACCGGCCGGGTGACCTCGCACGGATCGAGGCGCTTGCCGAGCGGGGGCCGGAGGCCGGGCTGCACCTGGTGGTGGCGGGGTGGCCGCCGACCGGCCGGGCCGCACTGCCCAGGGCTACGCCGATGGCGATGCGGACGGCCTACGCGTTGCTCGGCGATCCGCCGGGCGCGGCGTTCGCCGGTGGCGGCACCGACGGAGGGCTGAACTCTCCGGTCTTCGTCGACCCTGATCCGTCGGCCGAGTTGCTCGATGGGGTGTGCCGCCGGATCGCGGCCCAGATCGAGGCCGGCAGCCGGCTCTCCCTGGCGCACCTGCTGCCGCCCCCGGAAGATCTGTGGCAGGGGACCGGGTCCGACGGGCTCAGCAGCACCGTCGGCGATGCGGGTGGGCGGCCGGTCTCGCTCGGCTTCACCGAGCTGACCCCGCACTGGCTGGTGAGCGGCCGGTCGCGGGGCTGCCGGTCCACCTTCCTCACCACCGCGTTGCTCGGACTCGTCGCGCGCTACGCCCCGGACGAGTTGTCGCTGTACCTGGTGGACCTCGGCGACGGCGAGTCCTTTGCGGAGTTCCTGCAGACGGAGCGGGACCGGACCTGGGTCCCGCAGGTCCGGGCGGCCGCGATGGCCGCCGACCGGGAGTACGTACTGGATCTGTTGGACCAGTTGACGGCCGAGGTGCACCGGCGCGCGGAGGCGTCCGCCCGCGCGGGTGGGCAGCGCTTCGCCGAGTTGCGAGAACATCGCCCGCTGCCTCGGGTGGTCTGTGTGCTGGAGAGCCTGCCGGTGCTCTTCGCCGAGCGGGACCGCCTGTCCGCCGAGGTGGCCGTAAGGCTGGACGCGTTGGCCAGGACCGGGCGGACGTACGGTGTGCATCTGGTGCTGGCCGGCGAGGGCGACCTCGGCCTGGGCACCCGATCGGACGGCGGGCAGCGGGATTCGCTGCTGGGGCAGTTCCCGGTGCGGGTGGCGCTGCCGGGCGGCGGGGCGGTGCTGGCACCCACCAACGACGCAGCAGCCGGCCTGCCGGTGGGCAGCGCGGTGGTGAACACCGCCGGCGGTCTCGGCGGTCCCCGCGGAGCGATCCGAGGTCATGAGCGGATGGTCCGGTACCCCGACCCGGCAGACGAGCCGGAGACGGTGGCGGCGCTGCGCCACCGGATCTGGACGGCCCGCCCGCCGGACGCGGCACCGCCCGTCGTCTTCGCCGGGTATGCGCGCCCGCTGCTGCACAACGATCCCCGTTATCGGGCAGCCGTCGCAGGCAAGTCGACGACCCCGGCCGCGTTGCTCGGGCGGGCGGTGGATGTCGCGCGTAGCACCGCCGCCGTGCCGTTCGGCCCGGCGGCGGGTCGCAACCTCGCGGTTCTCGGACCACGGCCTGCCGCGTGTCGCCTCCTGGCGACGGCCGCGCACAGCACGGCGGCCCACCACCCGGCGGGTACGGCGCGGTTCGTGGTCGCCGTGCCGGACGCGGAGGCTGGACACCTGGCCGACGCTCTCGTCGCGGAGTTGGCCGAACGTCATGACGTCGACCGGGTGGATCTCGCCGGGCTGATCGCCGTGGCGGACTCCGGTGAGCCGGCGTACCTGGTTGTCTTCGGGCTGGATGTGGCGCCGCCCGAGCAACTGCCACCGGCCAGACTGCGGGCCCTGCTGCGCGACGGGCCCCCGGCCGGGCAGCATCTGCTCGGCTGGTGGCGCACGGTGCCGTCGTTCGCGACGCTTATGGAACCGGGCGAGACGGTGGACAAACTGACCGCCGTGGCGGTGGCAGGGGTGCCGGGGGCTCAGCTCACGCCGGTCTTCGGCCGCTCGGTGGAGTGGCGACCCCGGCCCGACCGGGTGGTGCTCTGGGACGGGCCGGCAGAGCGCGGCGTGGTGCTGGTTCCATACGACGTGCCCGGCGGCGTGCAGGGAGAGCCCGGATGA
- a CDS encoding helix-turn-helix domain-containing protein has translation MLRSVAVLVLDGVAPFELGVLAEVFGTDRTADGLPGYRFDVCGPGQAPVRTSAGFQLVPNADLDPLERADLVAVPAHDPTTTAPVEVHEALRRAADRGAYLFSVCAGAYLLGEAGLLDGRECTTHWRHVDELQRRHPSARVRCNSLYVQDGRLLTSAGTAAGIDACLHLVRQAHGSATATRLARRMVVPPHRDGGQAQYIEAPIPKAPEAPTLEPVLEWLMGHLDRQTTVDELAARAGMAPRTFARRFRAETGTTPHDWLTNQRVLLARRLLEDTALTVEGVAERSGFGDAAVLRHHFTRRVGATPQAYRTTFRDRAPTG, from the coding sequence ATGCTTCGTTCAGTGGCCGTACTCGTGCTGGACGGCGTCGCCCCGTTCGAGCTCGGCGTGCTCGCCGAGGTGTTCGGCACCGACCGCACCGCCGACGGACTGCCCGGCTACCGCTTCGACGTGTGTGGACCTGGGCAGGCCCCGGTTCGCACCTCCGCCGGCTTCCAGCTGGTGCCGAACGCCGACCTCGATCCGCTGGAGCGAGCGGACCTGGTGGCCGTTCCGGCCCACGACCCGACCACCACCGCACCTGTCGAGGTGCACGAGGCGCTGCGCCGGGCCGCCGATCGGGGTGCGTACCTGTTCAGCGTGTGTGCCGGGGCGTACCTGCTGGGCGAGGCGGGACTACTGGACGGCCGGGAGTGCACCACCCACTGGCGGCACGTCGACGAGTTGCAGCGCCGTCACCCGAGCGCCCGGGTGCGCTGCAACTCGCTGTACGTGCAGGACGGCCGCCTGCTCACCAGCGCGGGCACCGCCGCCGGCATCGACGCCTGCCTGCACCTGGTACGCCAGGCGCACGGCTCGGCCACCGCCACCCGGCTCGCCCGACGGATGGTGGTACCCCCGCATCGCGACGGCGGACAGGCCCAGTACATCGAGGCGCCGATCCCGAAGGCGCCGGAGGCCCCCACCCTGGAACCGGTGCTGGAGTGGCTGATGGGCCACCTGGACCGGCAGACCACTGTCGACGAGTTGGCCGCGCGGGCCGGGATGGCGCCACGGACGTTCGCTCGCCGGTTCCGTGCCGAGACAGGCACCACCCCGCACGACTGGCTGACCAACCAGCGCGTCCTGCTGGCCCGCCGGCTGTTGGAGGACACCGCGCTCACCGTGGAGGGGGTGGCCGAACGGTCCGGCTTCGGTGACGCCGCCGTGCTGCGGCATCACTTCACCCGCCGGGTGGGCGCCACGCCACAGGCGTATCGCACCACGTTCCGCGATCGTGCTCCCACTGGCTGA